The following coding sequences lie in one Saccharopolyspora hordei genomic window:
- a CDS encoding malate dehydrogenase has translation MTKAPVTVTVTGAAGQIGYALLFRIASGQLIGPDTPIKLRLLEIPQAVKAAEGTAMELDDCAFPLLQSIDITDDARTAFDGTNVALLVGARPRTKGMERGDLLEANGGIFKPQGEAINAGAADDVRVLVVGNPANTNALIAQAHAPDVPAERFTAMTRLDHNRALTQLAQKLNVPVTDIKKMTIWGNHSATQYPDLFHAEVGGKIAAEQVEQSWLTDEFIPTVAKRGAAIIEARGASSAASAANAAIDHIHTWVNGTPEGDWTSAAVVSDGSYGVPEGLISSFPVVARDGKFEIVQGLEIDEFSRSRIDASVNELVEERDAVRKLGLI, from the coding sequence ATGACCAAAGCTCCCGTCACCGTGACCGTCACCGGTGCGGCCGGTCAGATCGGCTACGCGTTGCTGTTCCGGATCGCCTCCGGTCAGCTCATCGGGCCCGACACCCCGATCAAGCTCCGCTTGCTGGAGATCCCGCAGGCGGTCAAGGCGGCCGAGGGCACCGCGATGGAGCTGGACGACTGCGCGTTCCCGCTGCTGCAGAGCATCGACATCACCGATGACGCGCGCACCGCCTTCGACGGCACCAACGTCGCGCTGCTGGTCGGCGCCCGCCCGCGCACCAAGGGCATGGAGCGCGGTGACCTGCTGGAGGCCAACGGCGGCATCTTCAAGCCTCAGGGCGAGGCCATCAACGCCGGCGCCGCCGACGACGTGCGCGTGCTGGTGGTCGGCAACCCGGCCAACACCAACGCGCTCATCGCCCAGGCCCACGCCCCGGACGTGCCGGCGGAGCGGTTCACCGCGATGACCCGGCTGGACCACAACCGGGCGCTGACGCAGCTGGCGCAGAAGCTCAACGTGCCGGTCACCGACATCAAGAAGATGACCATCTGGGGCAACCACTCGGCGACCCAGTACCCGGACCTGTTCCACGCCGAGGTCGGCGGCAAGATCGCCGCTGAGCAGGTCGAGCAGTCCTGGCTGACCGACGAGTTCATCCCCACCGTGGCCAAGCGTGGCGCGGCCATCATCGAGGCCCGCGGTGCCTCCTCGGCGGCCTCGGCCGCCAACGCCGCGATCGACCACATCCACACCTGGGTCAACGGCACCCCCGAGGGTGACTGGACCTCCGCTGCGGTGGTCTCCGACGGCTCCTACGGTGTGCCGGAGGGCTTGATCTCGTCCTTCCCGGTCGTCGCCCGCGACGGCAAGTTCGAGATCGTGCAGGGCCTGGAGATCGACGAGTTCTCCCGCTCGCGCATCGACGCTTCGGTCAACGAGCTGGTCGAGGAGCGCGACGCGGTGCGCAAGCTCGGCTTGATCTGA
- a CDS encoding alpha/beta fold hydrolase, producing MNTDVFSSYQDVRLPQGPLRIYRAGPREALSVVLLHGAMLDTAAFTWHHLAPVLARDRDVVAVDMPRHGGSRPWTGLLDQARMEAVLDEVLDHLGISRAVLVGLSMGGGIATGYALSRPERVAGLVAINPGGLDDERPLQLLTWLALRSSTLLRWASRWMVSPWLLRRSMARTFVHGEHTRDFAVLMRMVEAEARRRAEHGDPALDDWQVAAYGPRRMVLNHTPGLRRLQVPSLWVHGRKDTLVSQAVVRRAAESAPGARWVEVDDAGHLAPLDEPEAVGGAIVSFLDGLG from the coding sequence ATGAACACCGATGTCTTCTCCTCCTACCAGGACGTTCGGCTGCCGCAAGGACCGTTGCGGATCTACCGAGCCGGCCCGCGCGAGGCGCTGAGCGTGGTGCTGCTGCACGGGGCGATGCTGGACACCGCGGCGTTCACCTGGCACCACCTGGCGCCGGTGCTGGCCCGTGACCGGGACGTGGTCGCCGTCGACATGCCGCGGCACGGCGGGTCGCGCCCGTGGACGGGGCTGCTCGACCAGGCGCGGATGGAGGCCGTGCTCGACGAGGTGCTCGACCACCTCGGGATCTCCCGCGCCGTGCTGGTCGGGTTGTCGATGGGTGGCGGGATCGCCACCGGGTACGCGTTGTCGCGCCCGGAGCGGGTCGCCGGGCTGGTGGCGATCAACCCGGGCGGGTTGGACGACGAGCGCCCGCTGCAGCTGCTGACCTGGCTGGCGTTGCGGAGCAGCACGCTGCTGCGCTGGGCGTCGCGGTGGATGGTTTCGCCGTGGTTGTTGCGGCGCTCGATGGCCCGCACTTTCGTCCACGGCGAGCACACCCGTGACTTCGCGGTGCTGATGCGGATGGTCGAAGCCGAGGCGCGGCGGCGGGCCGAGCACGGTGACCCGGCGCTGGACGACTGGCAGGTCGCCGCCTACGGGCCGCGGCGCATGGTGCTCAACCACACCCCCGGCCTGCGGCGGCTGCAGGTGCCGTCGTTGTGGGTGCACGGGCGGAAGGACACCTTGGTCAGCCAGGCGGTGGTGCGGCGGGCGGCGGAGTCGGCGCCGGGGGCGAGGTGGGTGGAGGTCGACGACGCCGGTCACCTGGCGCCGCTGGATGAGCCCGAGGCTGTCGGCGGAGCGATCGTGTCGTTCCTCGACGGCCTCGGCTGA
- a CDS encoding pentapeptide repeat-containing protein gives MSDRTPTAADLGLHADCRRCFGLCCVALPFAASADFAVDKDAGTPCTHLANDFSCGIHAQLRRRGFAGCAVFDCFGAGQKVSQVTFGGRDWRSGARGPMFAAFAVVRQLHELLWYLVDALSRPEAAAVHADLRRAVRQVEALTRGEAAELVGLDVAAVRRDVDTLLVRTSALVRAQAGGRVNHRGADLVGACQRGARWRGANLRGALLIAADLRGADLRSADVIGADLRDTDVRGADLRDALFLTQAQVNAARGDAATAVPARLQRPAHW, from the coding sequence TTGTCCGACCGCACCCCCACCGCCGCTGATCTCGGGTTGCACGCCGACTGCCGCCGCTGCTTCGGGCTGTGCTGCGTGGCGCTGCCCTTCGCCGCCTCGGCCGACTTCGCCGTGGACAAGGACGCCGGCACACCGTGCACGCACCTGGCGAACGACTTCTCCTGCGGCATCCACGCGCAGCTGCGTCGGCGCGGGTTCGCCGGGTGCGCGGTGTTCGACTGCTTCGGGGCGGGCCAGAAGGTCTCGCAGGTGACCTTCGGTGGCCGGGACTGGCGCAGCGGTGCGCGGGGGCCGATGTTCGCCGCGTTCGCCGTGGTGCGGCAGTTGCACGAACTGCTGTGGTACCTGGTGGATGCGCTCAGCCGCCCGGAGGCCGCCGCGGTGCACGCCGACCTGCGGCGGGCGGTGCGCCAGGTCGAGGCGCTGACTCGGGGCGAGGCCGCGGAGCTGGTGGGGTTGGACGTGGCCGCGGTGCGGCGGGACGTCGACACCCTGTTGGTGCGCACCAGTGCACTGGTGCGCGCGCAGGCCGGTGGGCGGGTGAACCACCGTGGCGCGGACTTGGTGGGGGCGTGCCAGCGCGGTGCGCGGTGGCGGGGCGCGAACTTGCGTGGGGCGTTGCTCATCGCCGCTGATCTGCGCGGGGCGGACCTGCGGTCGGCTGATGTCATCGGGGCGGACTTGCGGGACACCGATGTGCGCGGGGCCGATCTGCGGGACGCGTTGTTCCTGACCCAGGCGCAGGTCAACGCCGCCCGGGGCGATGCCGCCACCGCGGTCCCCGCTCGGTTGCAGCGGCCCGCGCACTGGTGA
- a CDS encoding 3-keto-5-aminohexanoate cleavage protein: protein MLQVCLNGSRSPREHFHLPVRPEELAKAAADAVAAGATDIHLHPKAPDGTDSLDPHLVAATLRAVRAAAPGIPVGVTTTAWTAPDAATRVQAIRSWTVLPDHASVNWHEPGADDVAAALLERGIGVEAGIHSGTDADQQFHRSPHRTRVLRILAEVTDLTARGAATTAEALLDRLHPAPAPILLHGEAAGAWPVLAVAARRGLATRIGLEDTLTLPDGQIAADNAELVTAAVAALSGGAR, encoded by the coding sequence ATGCTGCAGGTCTGCCTCAACGGCTCCCGGTCTCCGCGCGAGCACTTCCACCTGCCCGTGCGCCCGGAAGAACTGGCCAAAGCCGCCGCGGACGCCGTCGCCGCCGGCGCCACCGACATCCACCTGCACCCCAAGGCACCCGACGGCACCGACAGCCTCGACCCGCACCTGGTCGCCGCCACGCTGCGCGCGGTGCGCGCCGCCGCCCCCGGCATCCCGGTCGGTGTCACCACCACAGCCTGGACCGCCCCCGACGCGGCCACCCGCGTCCAGGCCATCCGCTCCTGGACCGTGCTGCCCGACCACGCCTCGGTGAACTGGCACGAACCCGGCGCCGACGACGTCGCCGCCGCCCTGCTCGAACGCGGCATCGGCGTGGAAGCCGGCATCCACTCCGGCACCGACGCCGACCAGCAGTTCCACCGCTCGCCGCACCGCACCCGCGTGCTGCGCATCCTCGCCGAGGTCACCGACCTCACCGCCCGCGGAGCGGCCACCACCGCCGAAGCGCTGCTGGACCGCCTGCACCCCGCACCCGCCCCGATCCTGCTGCACGGCGAAGCCGCCGGAGCCTGGCCGGTGCTGGCCGTGGCCGCCCGCCGAGGCCTGGCCACCCGCATCGGCCTGGAAGACACGCTGACGCTGCCGGACGGCCAGATCGCCGCCGACAACGCCGAACTCGTCACCGCCGCCGTCGCCGCGCTCTCCGGAGGCGCCCGGTGA
- a CDS encoding YdeI/OmpD-associated family protein codes for MTDQHVPGGVVHELPADLREALTAEGAALEAWHDITPLARNEFICWVEDAKQEATRQRRIRRTREELLEGKRRPCCWPGCTHRERTGRP; via the coding sequence GTGACCGACCAGCACGTACCGGGTGGCGTGGTGCACGAGCTGCCCGCTGACCTGCGCGAGGCGTTGACCGCCGAGGGTGCCGCGCTCGAGGCGTGGCACGACATCACTCCCCTGGCTCGCAACGAGTTCATCTGCTGGGTCGAGGACGCCAAGCAGGAGGCCACTCGGCAGCGTCGCATCCGGCGGACGCGGGAGGAGCTGCTGGAGGGCAAGCGTCGCCCGTGCTGCTGGCCGGGCTGCACGCACCGCGAGCGCACCGGCCGCCCGTGA
- a CDS encoding PaaI family thioesterase encodes MTTTPQQLVSLMPFAEALGVRVTDATAQEVRAHLDWAPERCTAGGVLHGEALMALADSAGAICAFLNLPAGAGTATTSSTTNFFRALRDGTLHAVSRPLHVGRTSITVQTELLDDSGRRIGHTTQTQAVLTG; translated from the coding sequence GTGACCACCACTCCCCAGCAGCTGGTCTCCCTGATGCCCTTCGCCGAAGCCCTGGGCGTGCGCGTCACCGACGCCACCGCGCAGGAGGTCCGCGCCCACCTCGACTGGGCACCCGAGCGCTGCACCGCAGGCGGAGTGCTGCACGGGGAAGCGCTGATGGCCCTGGCCGACTCCGCCGGCGCGATCTGCGCCTTCCTCAACCTGCCGGCGGGCGCCGGCACCGCCACCACCTCCTCGACGACGAACTTCTTCCGCGCCCTGCGCGACGGGACGTTGCACGCGGTCAGCCGGCCGCTGCACGTGGGCCGCACCAGCATCACGGTGCAGACCGAACTGCTCGACGACTCCGGCCGCCGCATCGGCCACACCACCCAGACCCAGGCCGTGCTCACCGGGTGA
- a CDS encoding SDR family oxidoreductase, with translation MIDPRLRDRVAVVTGVDAPLGVGAATARALARQGCRVVLVSEPGDGVSGADHVRDALRTAGAVAESLSVELAGPAAASRVFDHAEEVAGPVEVLVTTVGHRVPDTFRPDPGRGQVPFDAAGLDAHFARNARAPALLVAEFHRRHLRRGADWGRVVTVSADTAGGAAGEVSHAAALSALESLARSAAVELGPAGITVNIVAPGPVQTGWLSPEARARAAELSPLGRVGHPEDIADLVVFLASHQARWVTGQTIFAGGGKRML, from the coding sequence GTGATCGACCCTCGTTTGCGTGACCGGGTGGCGGTGGTCACCGGTGTCGACGCGCCGCTGGGCGTCGGTGCGGCCACCGCCCGCGCCCTGGCTCGCCAGGGCTGCCGTGTCGTGCTGGTCAGCGAGCCCGGGGACGGGGTGAGCGGGGCCGACCACGTGCGGGATGCGCTGCGCACCGCTGGTGCTGTGGCCGAGTCGCTGAGCGTCGAGCTGGCCGGTCCTGCCGCGGCGTCGCGGGTCTTCGACCACGCCGAGGAGGTGGCCGGGCCGGTGGAGGTCTTGGTGACCACGGTCGGGCACCGCGTGCCCGACACGTTCCGGCCCGACCCGGGACGCGGGCAGGTGCCCTTCGACGCCGCGGGGCTCGACGCCCACTTCGCGCGCAACGCCCGTGCCCCGGCGTTGCTGGTGGCGGAGTTCCACCGGCGTCACCTGCGTCGCGGGGCCGATTGGGGGCGGGTCGTCACCGTCTCCGCTGACACCGCCGGCGGGGCGGCCGGGGAGGTCTCGCACGCGGCCGCGTTGAGCGCGCTGGAGTCGCTGGCGCGGTCGGCGGCGGTGGAGTTGGGGCCCGCGGGCATCACGGTCAACATCGTCGCGCCCGGTCCGGTGCAGACCGGGTGGCTGTCGCCGGAGGCGCGGGCGCGTGCCGCTGAGCTGAGCCCGCTGGGGCGGGTGGGGCACCCCGAGGACATCGCCGACCTGGTGGTGTTCCTGGCTTCGCACCAGGCTCGTTGGGTCACTGGTCAGACGATCTTCGCCGGGGGTGGCAAGCGGATGCTCTGA
- a CDS encoding ASCH domain-containing protein — protein sequence MLSKRILRGVAAGEITEAYLRWPSRLAEPGSRLSTAVGTIGIGAVTRVDPGELTDADARRAGFGSAAGLRSSLDKHGRGEVYRVVLHFEGPAEGPVPEPVVLGARERERIDRELARLDVSAPRGPWTRQVLAELAARPGVRAAELAAEQNRPVSRCKSDLWRLRELGLVEPHGAGFGLSARGRAFLEVSG from the coding sequence GTGTTGAGCAAGCGGATCCTGCGGGGTGTGGCCGCCGGTGAGATCACCGAGGCCTATCTGCGCTGGCCCAGCCGGTTGGCTGAGCCGGGCAGCCGGTTGAGCACAGCGGTGGGGACGATCGGCATCGGTGCGGTGACCCGGGTCGATCCTGGTGAGCTCACCGACGCCGATGCGCGGCGCGCTGGGTTCGGTTCGGCGGCGGGGTTGCGGTCGTCGCTGGACAAGCACGGGCGCGGCGAGGTGTACCGGGTGGTGTTGCACTTCGAGGGGCCCGCGGAGGGTCCGGTGCCGGAGCCGGTGGTGCTGGGTGCGCGGGAGCGGGAGCGGATCGACCGCGAGTTGGCGCGGTTGGACGTGTCGGCTCCGCGGGGTCCGTGGACGCGGCAGGTGCTGGCGGAGTTGGCGGCGCGTCCGGGGGTTCGTGCGGCGGAGTTGGCCGCGGAGCAGAACCGGCCGGTCTCGCGTTGCAAGTCGGACCTGTGGCGGTTGCGGGAGCTGGGGCTGGTGGAGCCGCACGGTGCGGGGTTCGGGTTGTCGGCGCGCGGGCGCGCCTTCCTGGAGGTCTCGGGCTGA
- the trpS gene encoding tryptophan--tRNA ligase: MTSVIETAPAHRRSAELDDLIQQHPHRFRVLTGDRPTGRLHLGHYFGTLHNRVRLQQHGVELVVVIADYQVLTDRDVAEHLPQHVEDLVLDYLAAGIDPQHATIFTHSAVPALNQLLLPFLSLVSVAELNRNPTVKDEITHSRQAAVSGLMFTYPAHQAADILFCKANLVPVGQDQLPHLELTRTIARRFNDRYQPLFPQPDALLSPAPLLLGTDGTKMSKSRGNAILLSATADETARQIRGAKTDSQRHITYDPHNRPEVASLLLLAGLCTGRDPQDLADEIGPNGAAALKTLVTEAVNEHLAPLRARRADLATDRAHLREVLRRGNATANEMAETTLTEVREAMATHY; encoded by the coding sequence ATGACCAGCGTGATCGAGACCGCCCCGGCCCACCGCCGCAGCGCCGAGCTCGACGACCTCATCCAGCAGCACCCCCACCGGTTCCGCGTGCTCACCGGTGACCGCCCCACCGGCCGGCTGCACCTGGGCCACTACTTCGGCACCCTGCACAACCGGGTCCGCCTGCAACAGCACGGCGTGGAACTGGTGGTGGTCATCGCCGACTACCAGGTGCTCACCGACCGAGACGTCGCCGAGCACCTGCCCCAGCACGTCGAGGACCTCGTGCTGGACTACCTGGCCGCCGGCATCGACCCGCAGCACGCCACGATCTTCACCCACAGCGCGGTCCCCGCGCTCAACCAGCTGCTGCTGCCGTTCCTGAGCCTGGTCTCGGTCGCCGAGCTCAACCGCAACCCCACGGTCAAGGACGAGATCACCCACTCCCGGCAAGCCGCGGTCAGCGGCCTCATGTTCACCTACCCCGCACACCAAGCGGCCGACATCCTGTTCTGCAAGGCCAACCTGGTGCCCGTCGGCCAAGACCAGCTGCCGCACCTGGAACTGACCCGCACCATCGCGCGCCGCTTCAACGACCGCTACCAGCCACTGTTCCCCCAACCCGACGCACTGCTGTCACCCGCACCGCTGCTGCTGGGCACCGACGGCACGAAGATGAGCAAGAGCCGCGGCAACGCGATCCTACTGTCGGCCACCGCCGACGAGACCGCCCGCCAGATCCGCGGCGCCAAGACCGACTCCCAACGCCACATCACCTACGACCCGCACAACCGCCCGGAAGTCGCCAGCCTGCTCCTGCTCGCCGGGCTGTGCACCGGGCGAGACCCGCAGGACCTGGCCGACGAGATCGGCCCGAACGGCGCGGCCGCGCTCAAGACGCTCGTCACCGAAGCGGTCAACGAACACCTCGCGCCACTGCGCGCCCGGCGCGCCGACCTTGCCACCGACCGCGCACACCTGCGGGAAGTCCTGCGCCGCGGCAACGCCACCGCCAACGAGATGGCCGAGACCACCCTCACCGAAGTCCGCGAAGCGATGGCCACCCACTACTGA
- a CDS encoding GNAT family N-acetyltransferase, whose translation MERPAEQIALASAVLRRWRGTDLAALHRTVSDALPHLRPWLPWAAGDYPLDAAARFLQQCQRDWRSGDAYVYAITVGGVLAGCIGLHRRIGPTGLEIGYWLHPAHTGRGLATTGTAALVEQALALPGIDHVEIWHDEGNTASRGVPERLGFTCVERRSPPREPALPGQAGIDLVWRLTR comes from the coding sequence GTGGAGCGTCCCGCTGAACAGATCGCACTGGCTTCAGCTGTCCTGCGCCGCTGGCGCGGCACCGACCTGGCCGCGCTGCACCGCACGGTCAGCGACGCCCTGCCGCACCTGCGGCCGTGGCTGCCGTGGGCGGCCGGTGACTACCCCCTGGACGCTGCGGCGCGGTTCCTGCAGCAGTGCCAGCGCGACTGGCGCAGCGGGGACGCCTACGTCTACGCCATCACCGTCGGCGGTGTCCTCGCCGGGTGCATCGGCCTGCACCGCAGGATCGGTCCCACCGGGCTGGAGATCGGCTACTGGCTGCACCCGGCGCACACCGGCCGCGGCCTGGCCACCACCGGTACGGCCGCGTTGGTCGAGCAAGCGCTGGCGCTGCCCGGCATCGACCACGTCGAGATCTGGCACGACGAGGGCAACACCGCCAGCCGGGGTGTTCCGGAGCGTCTCGGCTTCACCTGCGTCGAGCGCCGCAGCCCGCCCCGGGAACCAGCGCTGCCCGGCCAGGCCGGCATCGACCTCGTGTGGCGTCTGACCCGCTGA
- a CDS encoding UvrD-helicase domain-containing protein: protein MRFYADLHIHSKYSRACSKDCDVEHLTWWARRKGITLVGTGDITHPAWSAHLREVLEPAEPGVFRLRQDLDREMARSQPAQCRGPVRFMLSGEISTIYKYGERTRKVHHLCYLPDFAAAEEFTRRLGRIGNLGSDGRPILGLDSRDLLEITLESGDGAYLVPAHIWTPWFAVLGSKAGFDAVEDCYRDLAGHVFALETGLSSDPEMNWRVSALDKYTLVSHSDAHSPPMLGREATVFDTDLDYFAVKRALETGEGFAGTVEFFPEEGKYHLDGHRKCQVRMEPGDTRAHGGRCPDCGKPLTVGVLHRVDALADRPEGVRPDGAAGFRNLIPLPEIVGEILGVGPKSKTVFGRVSDLVAAHGPELAILEDVALEDLRRTDPAVAEAIERLRSGQVLREAGYDGEYGTIRLFQPAELTRLRTGGAPALFDDALFAPQPEPAAAPAPAPAAAAPAAAEPEPVSAPSGEGVLAGLDPDQRAAAAVAGGPLLIVAGPGTGKTRTITHRLAHLVLERDVDPAQCLAITFTRRAAEEMTERLAGLIGEGAERITVATFHSFGLQLLREQHEHLGLSADFGLADAARRHQVLTGLTGDERSARQTAPQLSLARRTGSDHPLLADYLTALRQADLVDFDDLVALPVQLLTDRPDLAEHYQQRYRWIVVDEYQDVDELQYRLLRLIAPAGANLTAIGDPDQAIYSFRGADVGFFLRFEQDYAGAPVLALTRNYRSGAHILTGALRAIAPSTLVRDRALHAAAPRQAHRVVVHRAADERAEAAFVARTIDQLLGGSSFHSLDSGRVTGDGPGGIGFNDIAVLYRTDAQSHAVLDELTRCGLPVQKRSHDRLSSRPGVELLVAELLHVADRTGPVTEQLRAAAKLVADTVPDEQRDDIHTAVEVLGPLAQRCGQDVPRFCREVLLGAEVDTLDPRAEAISLLTLHAAKGLEFPVVFVVGCEDGLLPLRWPGTETTEADTAEERRLFFVGMTRAQDHLYLTHAARRTVRGSTQDRTRSPFLTGLGDAVTETDTPARRPRPAQLSLL, encoded by the coding sequence GTGCGCTTCTACGCCGATCTGCACATCCACTCGAAGTACTCGCGCGCGTGCAGCAAGGACTGCGACGTCGAGCACCTGACGTGGTGGGCGCGTCGCAAGGGCATCACCCTGGTCGGCACCGGCGACATCACCCACCCCGCGTGGTCGGCGCACCTGCGCGAGGTCCTCGAACCCGCCGAGCCCGGCGTGTTCCGGTTGCGCCAGGACCTGGACCGGGAGATGGCGCGCAGTCAGCCCGCGCAGTGCCGGGGCCCGGTGCGGTTCATGCTGTCGGGTGAGATCTCGACGATCTACAAGTACGGCGAGCGCACCCGCAAGGTCCACCACCTGTGCTACCTGCCGGACTTCGCCGCCGCGGAGGAGTTCACCCGGCGGCTGGGCCGGATCGGCAACCTCGGCTCCGACGGCCGCCCCATCCTCGGCCTGGACTCCCGGGACCTGCTGGAGATCACCCTGGAGTCCGGCGACGGCGCCTACCTGGTGCCCGCCCACATCTGGACCCCGTGGTTCGCGGTGCTGGGGTCCAAGGCGGGTTTCGACGCCGTCGAGGACTGCTACCGCGACCTGGCCGGGCACGTCTTCGCCCTGGAGACCGGGTTGTCGTCGGACCCGGAGATGAACTGGCGGGTCTCGGCGCTGGACAAGTACACGCTGGTCAGCCACTCCGACGCGCACTCGCCGCCGATGCTGGGCCGCGAGGCCACCGTCTTCGACACCGACCTGGACTACTTCGCCGTCAAGCGCGCACTGGAGACCGGCGAGGGCTTCGCCGGCACCGTGGAGTTCTTCCCCGAGGAAGGCAAGTACCACCTCGACGGGCACCGCAAGTGCCAGGTGCGCATGGAACCCGGCGACACCCGCGCGCACGGCGGCCGCTGCCCGGACTGCGGCAAGCCGCTGACCGTCGGGGTGCTGCACCGCGTCGACGCGTTGGCCGACCGCCCGGAAGGCGTCCGCCCCGACGGCGCGGCGGGGTTCCGCAACCTCATCCCGCTGCCGGAGATCGTCGGCGAGATCCTCGGCGTGGGCCCGAAGAGCAAGACGGTGTTCGGCCGCGTCAGCGACCTGGTCGCCGCGCACGGCCCGGAGCTGGCCATCCTCGAAGACGTCGCACTGGAGGACCTGCGCCGCACCGACCCTGCGGTGGCCGAGGCCATCGAGCGGCTGCGCAGCGGGCAGGTGCTGCGCGAGGCCGGCTACGACGGCGAGTACGGCACGATCCGGCTGTTCCAGCCCGCCGAGCTCACCCGGCTGCGCACCGGCGGTGCGCCGGCGTTGTTCGACGACGCCCTGTTCGCCCCGCAGCCCGAGCCCGCGGCCGCGCCGGCACCAGCCCCGGCCGCTGCTGCGCCCGCGGCTGCCGAGCCCGAGCCGGTCAGCGCGCCCTCCGGAGAAGGGGTGCTGGCGGGTCTGGACCCCGACCAGCGTGCCGCCGCGGCGGTCGCCGGCGGACCGCTGCTGATCGTGGCCGGGCCCGGCACCGGCAAGACCCGCACCATCACCCACCGGCTGGCGCACCTGGTGCTGGAACGCGACGTCGACCCCGCCCAGTGCCTGGCCATCACCTTCACCCGCCGCGCCGCCGAGGAGATGACCGAGCGACTGGCGGGCCTCATCGGCGAGGGCGCCGAGCGCATCACCGTGGCCACCTTCCACTCCTTCGGCCTGCAGCTGCTGCGGGAGCAGCACGAGCACCTCGGCCTCAGCGCCGACTTCGGGCTGGCCGACGCCGCCCGCCGGCACCAGGTCCTCACCGGTCTCACCGGCGACGAGCGCAGCGCCCGCCAGACCGCCCCGCAGCTGTCGCTGGCGCGCCGCACCGGCAGCGACCACCCGCTGCTGGCCGACTACCTCACCGCGCTGCGGCAGGCCGACCTGGTCGACTTCGACGACCTGGTCGCGCTGCCCGTCCAGCTGCTCACCGACCGCCCCGACCTCGCCGAGCACTACCAGCAGCGCTACCGGTGGATCGTGGTCGACGAGTACCAGGACGTCGACGAACTGCAGTACCGGCTGCTGCGGCTGATCGCCCCCGCCGGGGCCAACCTGACCGCCATCGGCGACCCCGACCAGGCCATCTACTCCTTCCGCGGCGCCGACGTCGGGTTCTTCCTGCGCTTCGAGCAGGACTACGCCGGCGCCCCGGTGCTGGCCCTGACCCGCAACTACCGCAGCGGTGCGCACATCCTCACCGGCGCGCTGCGCGCCATCGCACCGTCCACACTGGTCCGGGACCGGGCGCTGCACGCCGCCGCGCCCCGCCAGGCCCACCGCGTCGTGGTGCACCGGGCCGCCGACGAACGCGCCGAAGCGGCGTTCGTGGCCCGCACCATCGACCAGCTCCTCGGCGGGTCGTCGTTCCACTCCCTCGACAGCGGCCGCGTCACCGGGGACGGGCCCGGCGGGATCGGGTTCAACGACATCGCCGTGCTCTACCGCACCGACGCCCAGTCCCACGCCGTCCTCGACGAGCTCACCCGCTGCGGGCTGCCGGTGCAGAAGCGCTCCCACGACCGGCTCTCGTCCCGCCCGGGCGTGGAGCTGCTGGTGGCCGAGCTGCTGCACGTCGCCGACCGCACCGGCCCGGTCACCGAGCAGCTGCGCGCGGCCGCCAAGCTCGTCGCCGACACCGTGCCCGACGAGCAGCGCGACGACATCCACACCGCCGTGGAGGTGCTCGGGCCGCTGGCGCAGCGCTGCGGCCAGGACGTGCCGCGGTTCTGCCGGGAGGTGCTGCTCGGTGCCGAGGTCGACACCCTCGACCCGCGGGCCGAGGCGATCTCCCTGCTGACCCTGCACGCCGCCAAGGGCCTGGAGTTCCCGGTCGTGTTCGTGGTGGGCTGCGAGGACGGGCTGCTGCCGCTGCGCTGGCCCGGCACCGAGACCACCGAGGCCGACACCGCGGAGGAACGGCGCCTGTTCTTCGTGGGCATGACCCGCGCCCAGGACCACCTCTACCTCACCCACGCGGCGCGCCGCACCGTCCGCGGCAGCACCCAGGACCGCACCCGCTCGCCGTTCCTGACCGGCCTCGGGGACGCGGTGACCGAGACCGATACTCCCGCCCGCCGCCCGCGGCCGGCGCAGCTGTCGCTGCTGTGA